Proteins encoded in a region of the Fundulus heteroclitus isolate FHET01 unplaced genomic scaffold, MU-UCD_Fhet_4.1 scaffold_623, whole genome shotgun sequence genome:
- the LOC118561407 gene encoding uncharacterized protein LOC118561407, which produces MSAKDICRLCKDNLRIKGTISGFRSIFQKNDAREKSISERLTELGLPLSENVSRSGRICLRCFRLIGRLQDDFDVFRRWQEAEKDSNPAEASTSTSQATAESSNASSTGKKRPEKRDRVPTPSKTCLQPPTPTAPPAPKYSRPTTDNVTPKTARRSLTEVIIHYPSHPKGDRIVCQANTAAIVENIAKQNWSRAANQMVKNKDLLEALKENILQVIEDEIKFLCNPLKGFMLWRSSAADLKAFSFANLQSDLQSMAPFTYSIFSQITKGSPHPTCASAAIALQGREPRLSAFAYYVNGVLQYGGAKKLFTKG; this is translated from the exons ATGTCGGCAAAGGATATTTGCCGTTTATGTAAAGATAATTTGCGAATAAAAGGCACAATTTCAGGTTTCCGGTCCATATTCCAAAAGAATGATGCAAGAGAAAAAAGCATTAGCGAGCGGCTAACAGAATTAGGACTACCgctgtctgaaaatgtttctagATCAGGTCGTATTTGCTTGCGTTGCTTCCGCTTGATTGGTAGACTACAGGATGATTTCGACGTTTTTAGAAGATGGCAAGAAGCAGAGAAAGACTCAAACCCAGCAGAAGCATCAACCTCAACATCACAGGCAACTGCCGAATCTTCAAACGCATCATCAACAGGCAAGAAACGCCCTGAGAAACGGGACAGAGTGCCGACCCCTTCCAAGACGTGTCTCCAGCCCCCAACACCAACAGCACCTCCAGCTCCAAAGTACTCAAGGCCGACTACAGACAACGTAACCCCAAAGACGGCACGGCGAAGTTTGACGGAG gTTATTATTCACTACCCATCCCATCCAAAGGGTGACAGAATTGTATGTCAGGCAAACACGGCAGCAATTGTTGAAAATATTGCAAAGCAGAATTGGTCACGGGCGGCCAATCAGATGGTCAAAAACAAAGACCTCTTAGAAGCACTTAAGGAAAACATCCTTCAAGTTATTGAGGATGAGATAAAGTTCCTATGCAACCCGCTTAAGGGTTTCATGCTTTGGCGGTCATCAGCTGCTGATTTGAAGGCATTTTCTTTTGCAAACCTTCAGTCAGATCTTCAGTCTATGGCACCATTCACATATTCCATATTTTCTCAAATCACCAAAGGTTCTCCCCATCCCACTTGTGCTTCTGCTGCTATAGCCTTGCAAGGAAGGGAACCACGCTTGTCGGCCTTTGCCTACTACGTAAACGGTGTGCTGCAGTATGGTGGGGCCAAAAAGCTGTTTACAAAAGGTTAA